In Lepidochelys kempii isolate rLepKem1 chromosome 10, rLepKem1.hap2, whole genome shotgun sequence, a single window of DNA contains:
- the ABHD2 gene encoding monoacylglycerol lipase ABHD2 isoform X2, translating to MIWGKSGHIQTALYGKMGRVRSPHPYGLRKYLTMSDGATATFDLFEPLAEHCIREDVTMVICPGIANHSEKQYIRTFVDYAQKNGYRCAVLNHLGALPNIELTSPRMFTYGCTWEFGAMVNYIKKTFPLTQLVVVGFSLGGNIVCKYLGETQANQERVLCCVSVCQGYSALRAQETFMQWDQCRRFYNFLMADNMKKIILSHRQVLFGDSVKQPQTLVDSDLSRLYTATSLMQIDDTIMRKFHGYSSLKEYYEKESCLHYLHRIYVPLMLVNAADDPLVHDSLLSIPRALSEKQENVMFVLPLHGGHLGFFEGAVLFPEPLTWMDKLVVQYTNAICQWERNKSQCSDTEQAASGQE from the exons ATGATCTGGGGGAAGAGTGGACATATCCAGACTGCTCTCTATGGGAAGATGGGGAGAGTGAGATCACCACATCCTTACGGACTTCGCAAGTACCTCACAATGTCAGATGGAGCAACAGCAACCTTTGACCTCTTTGAGCCCCTGGCTGAACACTGCATTAGAG AGGATGTCACAATGGTCATCTGCCCTGGAATCGCTAATCACAGTGAGAAGCAGTACATCCGTACCTTTGTTGATTACGCCCAGAAAAATGGTTATAGATGTGCTGTCTTGAATCATCTGGGAGCTCTGCCAAATATTGAGCTCACTTCTCCACGCATGTTCACATATG GTTGCACCTGGGAATTTGGAGCCATGGTTAACTACATCAAGAAGACCTTCCCTCTGACCCAGCTGGTTGTGGTGGGCTTCAGCCTGGGTGGCAACATTGTGTGCAAGTACCTAGGAGAGACCCAGGCCAACCAGGAGAGAGTACTGTGCTGCGTCAGTGTTTGCCAAGGATACAGCGCGCTAAG GGCACAGGAAACCTTCATGCAGTGGGATCAGTGTCGGAGGTTTTATAACTTCCTCATGGCAGACAACATGAAGAAAATCATCCTCTCTCACAG GCAAGTCCTGTTTGGAGATAGCGTTAAGCAGCCCCAAACCCTGGTCGACTCAGACCTGAGCAGACTCTACACAGCAACATCCCTCATGCAGATCGATGACACCATCATGAG GAAGTTTCATGGTTACAGTTCCCTGAAAGAATATTATGAAAAGGAGAGTTGTCTGCATTACTTACACAGG ATCTATGTTCCCCTCATGCTGGTTAATGCTGCTGATGACCCTCTGGTACATGACAGTCTGTTATCGATCCCAAGAGCTCTGTCAG AAAAACAGGAGAATGTCATGTTTGTGCTACCGCTGCATGGAGGCCACCTAGGCTTTTTTGAGGGGGCTGTACTCTTTCCTGAGCCCCTCACTTGGATGGATAAGCTTGTAGTGCAGTACACAAATGCCATCTGCCAGTGGGAGAGGAATAAGTCTCAGTGCTCAGATACAGAGCAAGCGGCGTCTGGCCAGGAGTAA